TTGATGACGAATCTGGGAACTGAGTACCATCTCCAAAACAGTCCACCTAACAGGGTGGTGACAACTGGGAACAAGTAGGtctgaattgaaaataaattttttatagaCGAGCGATCgcaaattgattgaattctGTATTTGCCTGGTATTTGATGAACAATCCCTTGCCGTCATCAACTTTCTTCACAACTTTCGTGTTGTAGGCTAACAACGGAACTGTGTCCAAATCGATGTCGTGATTCAGTCTTTGTGGCATCGCATGATGGCGATTGTGACCACTTTTCCACCAAGTTGCAGAAAAACCGGAAATCGTTCCTACCGTTGCGGTTAATAGTCCACATTAGTTcattcactaaaaaaaaaactgaaaaacgtTTACCGTGCAAAAAGTTATGAACGAATCGATCAATCTGCGGACTTCCAGAAAAGGAATAGTGACCACACTCATGTGCCACCCATCCAGTGCGACCTTGCGAAAAAGCTACCAAGAGTGTTCCAGCAATTTTAGCGAAAGTGTGTGGCCACTGCAGCAATACGTATACGATGTACCACATTGTGAGCACCTCAAACAAACGCAAAGCATTATGTGTTTGAGATGGTTCGAAAAATCCTTGTTATACTCGGCTCAACCAAGTCAATGCTTAGTGAAGTCTTCTGTTAGCGCCCGATTCTTTTTCACCACTTGAGGGTCTAAATGAACTTTTTGATGTGAAAAGGAAAGCTATAGTTGGCTGTTATCCGTTATAACATTGGATTAACTGAACATACGATCAAAATCCGGAGCTGGACGCTTTTTTAACGATCCCATCAGTTTCTTGACATGGTTAATTGATCGATagtgaaattgttgaattgcTTGTGTACTCTCCTCACCAGCTTTCGTGTAATATTCAATTATACTTCCGCCGGGATGCCTTTTAACAAAGTCGGTAACGTCATAGAAATAGCCATCGTAAACTATCTCCTTCCTCTCCATATCCAGtgcccaatttttttttgttatctcCAGTTACTGTACGTAGATTCAATAGCAGTGCACTTTGTCGAATGTCGCTgtgtaaattattttgcagTCAATTCTTTCATGGATTTAAatgaattccaaaatttgtacATTATGGCAGACAGGATAGCCGCTGGCTGCACTATATATTGTATAAGTTGTGTTCATGATACTGAGCGAAATATATTGAATCAAATGCGAAGAAGAAGGTTGAAAACGTGATAGAAATAGATATTCATCACGCACGACATACATTACGAATAATGCCTCCAGTATTGAGCGTTTTCAGAGGATGTATCCCACCCATTAACGGTGGACATGGCTCAATGTAAAAAAACAgcattgacccaaaaaataaTGTTGCACCGGGGTCTTGGCTTCGTCCCAGCAAACCACTCTATAAACGTTATTTCATCAAAAGGTAATATTCGAAATTTAGTGAGATTGTAACTAGAAAGTCTTGGGttccgaagtttctattgaACCGATTCTATCTTCCAGTGTTTGTTTAGACTCAGTGTAGATCGAGCCATATGGTAACATTTTACAGACGAAAACATTATCAGAAAAAGTTATCGAATCTCCTACTTCTTTGATCAAAGAATTTTATAGCGACAATATCAGCCTCAGTTCATAGCCAATCTTTGCCGTCTATATCGCTAAAATATGTACCGCCCAACACTAGCTCTGTTAAGAATGCAGTGACCCCTGACCTATTAAGCTTGTTGTACAACAcagaataaatttatttgaaattctaATTTCTTCGTTTGATTATTTGTACATTACAATTCACTACACGGTTTGTTTGAACTATACTTCATAATAGCACGCATGTCTCTAGTcagtcaaaaaattctttagagTCCAAAAAGTGATGCAAGTTCattcttccaaaacaactgatatcatAGTAAGTGACTAATTCTGCGgttgtacgcaaaaattaaaacaacaaaagtgaaaatcaaaaaattttgaaaagaaaatttagccAAAAAAGGTTGTGTCACATGTGGCAGTTGATTTGGTTCTCTTCTTTTTGTGGGCcattcataaataattttcttatcaGTGCTTTCCTCAACATATGTTCACTTGTgacacaaacttttttttttggtaaaattttctttttaaatttttttgagtcgAATTATGgttgttacaatttttgcgtacacAGACAAAAATATGCGATTACCATTTTTAGGTCCGATGGAATTACTTTCAAAAAGCAATTCTTTCGggattagatttttaatctaatttaaaaattgaaaaaatttaattccttcaGGGATTAAAGATAGGactaaacaataatattgtGGATTGAACGATGGTACTGTTGCCGAGAATTTTCCATCTATAATTTGCTAGTCTTGAAATGACACTTTAATGTTAATTTAGTTCGAACACGATTTACGAACAAAGTACGGTTatgtgagaaaaattaattgcaacGCACATTAATATGATCTAAAATGTTCCAATGGCACCACCGATGCTTTATTTTTCCTgttaaataatacaaaaaaaaattattaaaaattgacgaaGCTTACTGAAACATACCGAAATTGTTCGAGATTGACCGGAAAAggtttgttaaattttagcaATATCAGTTAATTATTCCCAAAGTAAGTACGTTTCTAAGGGGGACTTTATGAATGGCCTCTAatcgagggggaaacaacacGAGCGAATGGTGGGACAGTGTTAGGCGAATAATGAGCGCATAAAGGCGAATAATGTGCGAATGAAGGCGAATAATGAGAAAATAATAGGCGAAAAATGGGCGAATGGCCGAATGGTGTGAcaagattttccattgttgtttccccctcggCTCTAATATGCGCCGAAAAAGCCCAGGGCGTCgattctcgtattttcgtaactcctaatattcgtaacttgacagttgctTGTACaaaatcccataagaactatgaagttacgaattcttaaagttacgaacGGCATAAGAATCTACGCCCAaacaatggaaatattttctcattatctatgaaaaattattataaatactCCGGACACTCGTGCGAGTAAAGGAATAATGaaaggttttattaacgaTCATATGTTCGCACAACACAGTATATCCATCAATCCTTACGACATTATTTACGCAAAAACATCTGAGGTTGATCCAGCTATCAgacattttaaagaaaattgatgtATGATGGCAAAATGAAAACCAATTTCGTAAAGTGGTTTTGTTTGGTCAAGACCGAACCGGAGCTGTGATCTGTCTCTTACTAGagattttgattaaattgttcgtaatttctattttaaaaccAACCTTTCTGTCAGACTGTCTATACCATgttgatttgaattttcttttcgaattatttttaaatctgtCTGTACCATTGAGAAGCAAATCCACATAGcatttgacatattttatcaTATTTTCCTGTAAAATCTCCTACGACAATTTTTGtcgaatttcaagaaatttataattcaaCATACAGTATATGCTTTGTCAAACGAACcattcaatgaaattctttcCTCAGCATGTTTACGAACATGATTCCTCATATCCTCATATGCTGCACACAGTACACATGTTTATTTCCATGGAATATTTCATATTTGTGTGTTTGACATGAAGACAAGAGTTTATTGTGGTTGGTTAACAAGCAAAAGCTTAACTACGAGACAAAGGTAAATATATATCGAAACGACAAAATACCTCTCAAAACCACACATCAAACACATTAAAATATAACTTGTGTTCCGTATAACCAACGCTCTATGAGggttaaaatttattggaaattattttgttccaGGTAAAGACCGCTGCAGAACGCCCGATTCACCCGAAAGCGTACAAGTGATGGACCCAAAGTCGCCAATTTCGCCACAGCATCACAGTTCGCTCGCTCCGCCAAGATCTAATCGTAACGGTAGCTCATCACCAATAGTGAATGGTAAATTGTTTGTGATAACATTTTTGGAtgagcaaaaatttgaaataaaaaaaaaactttaggaTCGACAACACCTCCACCCACCTCGACCGCAACGACACAACAAACTTCGACTCCATCGCTTTTACAGGATTCAGGCAGAGCTGTAACCAAAGTAAAGAAATTTCTCGGCGCGTTAGTACAGTTTAGTCAAGATACTAGTCCGGACAGAGGCGATAGGGTGAGAGCATTGATCCTGTCATTAGCGGTAatcattttggatttgaaaCATTATGTAAAAGAGTGGCAAAACTgagattaaaattttacagagTGGAGGATTGACATCTGATGAATTTAAGGTCGCCCTGCAAGAAGCAACCAATTTTCCACTGCGACCTCACGTTTTACCGTTCTTGAAAACTCATATTCCTTATTTACAAAGAGACATCGCTGGAATGGCCAGATCCTGCAACCTGGTTCgtacaaaactttttctttttcgttaatttttaccaccttaaaAAGTGGGaatgagagagagaaagagagagagaaaatgaaagtgGTCAAATCAATTCTCTGAATTCAAGATTGTAAATTCTTCATGTTCATCAGGTTGACCTGATTGACCTGAAAACATTAAAGCCAGCCATCAATTCCAAGTctataaattatcgataattccACTgacaaatttgttgaaatgatAATTCCGAATCGATAATTGCCTGCTCGTTAATTCATGCCATGCTGCAATGCAAAGAACATAAATTGTCAATGATACCACCCTCTCCGGGTTTCGAAAAACACAATTTATCAAAGGTTTATGTCGATTcgatggaaatgaaaaaaacaaccaCCTCGAACATAACATGCGtttaccgtccacaacatcTAACTACCGATTGTGTCCCACCCGGCGGACAGATTCGTTTAAACGGAAATATAATATgatgggaaaacattttccttaaatACATTGTTACGCAGGCTTTATTGTCACAGCTGTACAAAGCTTTTCAGTAAAAGATTAAATCAACGAACGCCAGCTCCATCGACCCGTATCTGAATAAGCTTCATATTTACGATAGAATAGACGGAATACAAACATCATATTTTTCCACAGCTATATTCGCTAATACGTTCTTTTTGCTgatgttgttgctgctgctgttgctgTTGTCAGTGTCTTTATACACACCCTGCATATGATGTTGCTTCTAGCACGTTAATCGTAATTCTTGttatattcaattttccattctcTTTATTATTTGGTCTCATGTGCTGCCGTCATCTGTCAATGCAAGCTGTTGCTTCTGCACATTCAGTTCCATTTTAGTCACACGAAGAAGacggagaagaaaaaaaccccCAAAACAGAATTCTTTTACTCACCCAAAAATATATGCCAGACTTTCGTGCATAACATTTTTGAGTAACAGTCCGTGGATGTAATGTATTCTCTTCGtggtgatttttgtttttcaatttgtgtGCCGCATTTCTCTTACAAGCGCACGTTTCTTTTATGGTGTATCCATATTTTGGCAATTGGATACTAAACTtatattgaatttgaaaattatatgCTTTCGCTAGACATTTGGCTCACCGGTGTCCCCGGTAGAAgtcattattttgttttactgaAAACTAGTCACATTTATGCACCTAATTCGAAGCATACACGCAATGCAGTTCGTACGCATACCCCGATAAGGAACAAATGTATTATTACCCTTTCATCGAGCTTTAATTATTCAAACAAATCAATAGAAGTGTACCAACCaattaagagggcagactaggtgtgaagtaggctatatattgaaaaattggttttaaaattaatgtagaccatttaatgaaaatctgttccagcaattagatgagcaatatgtttatctatctctaaaaaatgaaaaacgatttacaataagcaacagttggaagaaaaccgatttccaaaaaaatattgcatagcctaactttaagcgacgttcatattttggaaatcggttttcttccaactgctgcttattgtaaatcgtttttcattttttagagatagataaacatattgctcatctaattgctggaacagattttcattaaatggtctacattaattttaaaaccaatttttcaatatatagcctacttcacacctagtctgccctcttaacGCTATTTACCACTTCTTTAGGTTGTGTGTATTCGTTATTAAGCCGGATGAAAATCTAAATGTACGTAATTATCGAAAGTCAAATAATTCACGGACACTTTTGGCATTCTGTAACGATCTTAAAGCGCGCTTATAATCGGTTTAAATGTTTCt
Above is a genomic segment from Bradysia coprophila strain Holo2 unplaced genomic scaffold, BU_Bcop_v1 contig_24, whole genome shotgun sequence containing:
- the LOC119078169 gene encoding acyl-lipid (8-3)-desaturase-like translates to MWYIVYVLLQWPHTFAKIAGTLLVAFSQGRTGWVAHECGHYSFSGSPQIDRFVHNFLHGTISGFSATWWKSGHNRHHAMPQRLNHDIDLDTVPLLAYNTKVVKKVDDGKGLFIKYQTYLFPVVTTLLGGLFWRWYSVPRFVIKHTLYAEIGVMLSHYVVYFYFLGFWGWFTTGWIPAIYVFLNFALSHTYLPVTTQPTHWVEYALVHTADVQ